aaaaaaaatatcacatcGAGTCGGTTTCTGGTCATATACGACCAggaccaaaaagattttttttaggtacttaaatttggtctttttgaaaactttttccactgggaaactagttgaacatttatgaacgtaatgatatgaaaattgaactgaaaaaaaaatgaggcttatatttttattttgatcaaaaagcccctcccccatttttttctgaattacgtgtcaatttatatttttttacgctacaaatctctaaggaatttccccccaaaagttttgatataccaaattgaacatttctgatcataggaaaaatagaaatgaactggaaaaaatgattcttatttgtttattttggccacaaaagggccacacacaccctcggccttgctgtgcgCCATTATGtttactttttatatatatttggctagaaatatttggaatatccttttgaaaagcaagcatacgatagccagacaactacctttatgaaagaaatccattttactaaaaacaagtatgtaactttgaaattaacagcataacttttatataaattgaaataattgaacacaggaggggggagacttttatgtgcaaaataaacaaatatgcatcaatttttccagttcaaatttcatatcattatgttcagaaattttcaagctaccaatcccataccaggtttaataaaatagaacgcattttgcaagcaaaactgtgcattgaaattttatgaaaaagttcacacgagacgtttggacaaagagaacagaaatgtttattctctctgggtataccaaaaacggtttgcaaagcgggtactcttcccaagggaagagacacttgtacagaagctaaagagcaggttatataggttcacaaaggtacatagaattccttgACTTAtcacacagaattccttgcccaaatatggtccacatcctgcctccctctcctggagatgaatagtttattgggtaaacagcaaacatttatcttgttaaacagcaaacatttatcttgttaatcagcaaacatttatcttgttaaaaacagatcccaaaatgacagtcacaagataaggaaaaacaggaaatcctaatcttgttaaagacagaaactacagacagcaaatactgatattcttaaaataaaacttaaattattttatacacaatggatttttccttcaaaactatccataaattgaaaaaaaaattcacaaaaacaggggggggggcgcattttatcagcaaaataagccaataagcattaattttatcatttcaattttcatttcaatatgtgcagaaatgttcaaatttgtttccaagtgaaacaaACTTTcagaaagaccaaatataagtacctaaaatgaacactttgcagtccgggtcaaatagacctgggaacagtacaTTTGTTATTCATAACACTTGTACTgtttgggtctatttgacccgaaacaaaaaaaaattcttttaggtacttgaatttggtctttttgaaaacttttctcactgggaaacaagtttgaacatttctgaacaaaatgatatcaaaattgaactgaaaaaaattgatgctgaaaaaattaaaacagtgggggggggagatttatgtggaaaataaacaaatatgcatcaatttttccagttcaattttcatatcattatattcagaaatgttcaagctaccaatcccacaccaggtttagtaaaatagaatgcattttgcaagcaaaactatccataaattgaaaaagatttcacaaaaacggggggacaCATTTAATCAGCAAATTAAACCTATAAGCATTAATtttatcatttcaattttcatttcaatttcaatgtgtgcagaaatgttcaaacatgtttccaactgaaaaaagctttcaaaaagaccaaatataaagcacttcaaatgaagagttttcggccCGGGTCAGGGTGAACCggaaacataacattagggagttttttgaATAGaacagcacgaaggcctggccagtttcctgccattccccctttaatcccacccatctcgggcttttctgggctgccagaagagcctttcagtggtgcttaaggaggttttggcagcccagagcaaacgaagcattttcctttctctgggcacttggagagggaataaacctctgccagcgcccagagaaaagaaatgttcccttcactctggacagcgactgtcttcctcctcttcttcctcctcctcctcccacccaaattccaagcttttatttctttcctaatgggtttgcacacattgtttgcttttacattgattcctatgggaaaaatggcttctacttacaaacttttctacttaagaacctggtcacggaacgaattaagttcttaagtacaggtaccactgtatctttaatCATCTTTCGCCTTTTACTCCTTGTTCTGACCTCAAGTGGTTTGGAGAATAAATTAACCTACTCGTGGGTTTGGGGCGGAGgtcggttctaacttacctcattgctGGGTTGCTCCCTCCCAAACCTCGGCTgcatgtggagaaaaaaaaacagttaaacaaaaacaaaaacagtgctggaaacttagtTTCCACATACTCAcatggaaaaaaaaattcaattaaaaataataataataaaagaataaataagccaaaagcaagatgacaatagcatgcacatgctcagaagaaatttttttaaaaaaaattcaaaacaatgtaaaacaattcaaatttttttttaaatttaaaaaagatagcagtgtccacagaccagcactgacccaACCGGTTCCATgatatcatcatgatgtcaccagtgggatGCCACCGGTTTGGGCAaaatggaacccacctctggtttggggGCTAgttgaactacaactcccagaatcccccagccaatggaattctgggagttctagtccccacacaaccctagagcagtgtttcccaaccttttttgagccacggcacattatttacacttacaaaatcctggggaacattgagggggggggctaaaaaagtttggacaaaaaaaaccctctcttcctccctttcgccctatttctctctccctccctctttctttccctctctctctctatccctctttctttcttcctctctttttgctctttctctctccctccttctctctttcttgctttctctctctcttgcattctttctctctctctttctctctttctttgtctctcattccaaagaggaagcctacagaaaaggtgatagaatgctgtacaatcaggccagaaatatattaacaagggagatcagagcagcaaaaaggaactactctgaaaagctaaagaatcaattctcaacaaatgaaccagcaaacatgtgaaaaactctcaaaaacatcacctgctacagcaaaccaccttcccaagctgaaggagatcagcaattggcagatgacctgaatgtgttctactgcaggtttgaaaagaagcctcaaccacttatgtgcacaacctccatcccagacacaccaacaacagctaaatcttctacaactgaacccatcccattgtgtttacaacccctagtgatcacagaaaaggaagtgaaagatctatttctcagacagaagcctggaaaagcaccaggcccagacaagataactccttcttgcttaaaagtctgtgctgaccaattggcccccatcttcacccaaatcttcaacaaatcactagagttgtgctatgttccttcctgcttcaaacgctcgactatcatcccagtgccaaagaagccctccatcaaggaactgaatgattacagaccagttgctctaacatctgtagttatgaaaacctttgaaaggctagtgatgttccatttgaaagccatcacggatccactgttagaccccctgcaatttgcataccgagcaaatagatcaacagatgatgctgttaatatggctctacactacatccttcaacatcttgaatctccaatgacctacgccagggtcctctttgtggacttcagttcagcattcaataccatcataccggacattctcttaaccaaactaaatcagctagcggtacctgaacacacttgtaagtggatcacaagcttcctaacagacaggaagcagcaggtgaagctaggaaaaatcacatcagatatatgtacaattagcacaggtgccccccaaggctgtgtactctcaccacttctcttctctctatacactaatgactgcatctcatacgatccatctgttaaactactgaagtttgcagatgatacaacagtgatcggactcattcgagacaatgatgaatccgcatacagacgggaagttgaacaactatccttgtaatgtgaccagaacaatctagaactgaacacactcaaaaccgtagaaatggtggtagactttaagagaaacccttccacccttccacctctcacaatactagacaacacagtatcaacagtagagaccttcaaatttctaggttctatcatatctcaagacctaaaatggtcacctaacatcaaaaacatcatcaaaaaagcacaacaaagaatgttctttctgcgccagctcaggaagctcaaactgcccaaggagctgctgatccagttctacagaggaaccattgagtctgtcatctgcaccactataaccgtctggtttggtgctgcaacccaacaggaccaacacagacttcagaggataatcagaattgcagaaaaaacaattgctgccaatctgccttccattgaggacctgtatactgcacgagtcaaaaagagggcgggtaaaatatttactgacccctcgcatcctggacacaaattgtttcaactcctaccctcaaaacgtcgctacagagtactgcacaccaagacaactagacacaagaacagtttttccccgaacgccatcactctactaaacaaataattccctcaaaactgtcagactttctactaaatctgcacttctattctactagtttttctcatcattcctatcacccatttcctcccatgttgactgtatgactgtaacttgttgcgtatatcctaagatttttattaatattgcttcttcattgcttatttgacccctatgacaatcattaagtgttgtatcacatgattcttgacaaatgtatattttattttatgtacgttgagagcatatgcaccaagacaaattccttgtgtgtccaatcacacttggccaataaaaaattctattctattctattctatctcttttattctctctctctcctttgctttctctctctctctttctctctcttgctttccttctctctttctcttgcttttttctctctctctctctctctcttgctttctttctctctctctttctctcttgctttctctctctcctgctatttctctctgtctctttctctcttgtgcaccacgctggcaacagagagagcgagagagcggagagagagtggagggcggcttgctggtccgcgaccccctggatcagcggccccgcatggccccagcatggactccgccgttgccttcgcctccgcctaagaggcagcagccacattcacccctttgccgtcccaggtgtccatggcgctcagcacCCGGCCAcgtgccgcctccgcctccccggtaccccgcccgacatctacctgcaggaatgggtggtggggcgccacgaagggcggcgcttgaaggccaccacggcgctgtTGTCATCACGGTGCAAAGCcatgcagtcccggatcgcttgcttctccgtccagcaagccggctgcctgggaaagcagagcgctttttaaacgcgcgcttttcaaacgcagcgctttcctgggcagccgacttagctggctggagaagggagcgattcaggactgcgtggctttgcgccacttcaaaaatttctgcggggggggtttcctaatggctgtgcaggTGCACGCCCATGCAGCTTAGAAAaaacagtggccggcgccctcccaccaggccccaaaagctcacttgccgtcaccgccagggaagctccagccagactgggctcgcggcacacctgaccatgtcccgcggcacactggtcgggaaacactgccctagagcaccAAGTGGGTCGAACCTTCCCATCATTCAGGCATCGCAGCAGTGCTGGCTATCGCTATAGCTCCTGGAGACAGGATTCTCAAGAAATATCTCTAAATCTACAAAGATGTTACTCACTTGATCACTTATGGGCACGTAGTAGCGGAGGGAGGTGGCAAAATGCTCACAATTGTTGGTGAAGAATTTATATGTTATTATGTTGCCGACTCGCCTGTTTGCGAGATAGACAATGTCCTTTGGGTCCCGGACAGTATATTTGGAGTCATACTTGTTGTTCACATGGTAGCGATTGTTCCCTACCACATCAGATAACTTTTCCTTCATTACCACTGCTGGGAAACTCATGAACCAAGAGGAGCTTGCACCGGCAGATTCACCTTCAAAGGAAAAGAGACTAatcagtacgcagatgacacccagctgtacatctccactccatgtccagtcaacaaagcagtggaagtgatgtgccggtgcctggacgctgttggggcctggatgggtgtcaacagactcaaactcaacccggataagacggagtggctgtgggttctgcctcccaaggacaattccatctgtccgtccatcaccctgggggggggggaattattgacccccttggagcgggtccgcaacttgggcatcctcctcgatccacagctcacattagagaaccatctttcagctgtggcgagggggtgtttgaccaggttcgcctggtgcatgagttgcggccctatttggaccgggactcactgctcacagtcactcatgccctcatcacctggagattcgactactgcaatgctctctacatggggctaccattgaaaagtgttcggaatctTCAGATCAGgcagaatgcagatgcgagagctatcatgggtttccccagatatgcccatgttacaccaacactccgcagtctgcattggttgccgatcagtttccactcaaaattcaaagtgttgtttatgacctataaatcccttcatggcatcagaacaGATGAtgtccaggaccaccttctgccacacgaatcccagcgaccagttaggtcccacagagttggccttctccgggtcccgtcgactaaaaaatgtcgtctggcgggtcccaggggaagagccttctctgtggcgctcccgactctctggaaccagctccccctggagattagaactgccccccaccctccttgccttccgtaaactctttaaaactcacctctgccattaggcatgggggaattgaggcatcgcCCCCCactggcctatacaatttacgtatggtatgtctgtgtgatttctggtttaataatggggtttttaaatgttttttaaatctattagatttgtcatgaattgttttattgtatgctgtgagctgccccaagtctacagagaggggtggcattcaaatctaataaataaataaataaattttctggcCCCATCCTGCTGTTTGGAACTTCGTAGCAGCTTGACCAGAAGCGAGGGACATGTCTATCCTAAATCTTTGCCCCAAATTAGCATTGCAGCTCAGATACAAATTTGGAAAGGGGAGTTGAGGATCTAACCCACCCCAGGTTTCTTACTTAGCCCAGCCAGATGGACAACATTGCCGTCACCCACGTAGACTGCCCAGTGTTGGTATCCTATCCGGAATATCTCAATCAAGTCCCCAGGCTTCATGTCCACCTACAAGGGAAGGAATTTCAGTCTCAGTGTAGAGAAAGCAacgtgagacacacacacacctctgcaAGAATCTCTAATAAACTGGCGATACGGATTCCAAACCCCAATGGACCTTTCAAGGATAACGCTCTCTTGCAAcaagttgggggggaaatgtatGTAGTGGATGCAACCTACTATAGAATGAAAAGAACAACGGAATAACAgggttgcaagggaccttggaggtcttctagtccaacctcccccccccccatttcagcaggtgatcaaatacagtggtacctctacttaagaacttttctagataaaaaatgggtgttcaagattttttttgcctcttcttaagaaccattttctacttaagaacccaagcctggaaaaatttcccaggaaatttgagagcagcacaaaggccctgccagtttcctgccattccccctgggtttctctctctggcgcagtgtatgggaggcagcctcacactgaGTGTATTGGAggtacgtgctcctcctcgctgcctcagagtccccctccctttaagccttaaaattttggattctttttattccccttacctcaccttcttccttcggcagcaactgtcctcctcctcttcctcctcctcctcctcccacccaaatcccaagcttttatttctttcctaatgggtttccaggcattatttgcttttacattgactcctatgggaaaaattgcttctgcttacaaacttttctacttaagaacctggtcacggaacgaattaagttcgtaagtggaggtaccactgtaccatttcagacaagtggccgCCTAATCTCTGCTTCGT
This genomic window from Erythrolamprus reginae isolate rEryReg1 chromosome 13, rEryReg1.hap1, whole genome shotgun sequence contains:
- the LOC139175459 gene encoding phospholipase A and acyltransferase 3-like, translating into MHTRFGWERASNKVDMKPGDLIEIFRIGYQHWAVYVGDGNVVHLAGLSESAGASSSWFMSFPAVVMKEKLSDVVGNNRYHVNNKYDSKYTVRDPKDIVYLANRRVGNIITYKFFTNNCEHFATSLRYYVPISDQVDVGRGTGEAEAARGRVLSAMDTWDGKGVNVAAAS